A single region of the Branchiostoma lanceolatum isolate klBraLanc5 chromosome 1, klBraLanc5.hap2, whole genome shotgun sequence genome encodes:
- the LOC136428987 gene encoding homogentisate 1,2-dioxygenase-like produces the protein MAPLRYLSGFGSEFASEDPRCPGSLPKGQNNPQKCPYGLYAEQLSGSAFTAPRTHNRRTWLYRILPSAVHTPFSPVEQPYLTHDWKLSDPNPNQMRWHPFSIPHINKEKVDWVQGLHTICGAGDPCARHGIAVYAYMCNTSMVDTCMYTSDGDFLIVPEKGTLHITTEFGKMDVVNNEICVIQQGMRFSVEVDGESRGYVMEVFDAHFELPCLGPIGANGLANPRDFLTPVAWYEDRKVPHGGYTVINKYQGKLFQAHQDQSPFNVVAWHGNYVPYKYNLENFCVVNSVSFDHMDPSIFTVLTCQSVKPGVAIADFVIFPPRWSVQTNTFRPPYYHRNCMSEFMGLIKGSYEAKEEGFRPGGATLHSMMTPHGPDAACFEGASNAELKPQRIAEGTMAFMFESSLSMALTEWGQKTCECVDAEYYKCWLSLKSHFNPDWKPDTVEEEEVPH, from the exons atggcgccgCTTCGG TATCTGTCAGGATTTGGCAGTGAGTTTGCATCAGAAGACCCAAGATGCCCAGGTTCTCTCCCGAAAGGACAG AACAATCCCCAGAAGTGTCCGTATGGCCTGTACGCAGAGCAGCTGTCGGGGTCGGCCTTCACCGCACCTCGCACTCATAACAGGCGCAC GTGGCTGTACCGTATCCTGCCCAGTGCTGTTCACACCCCCTTCAGCCCAGTGGAACAGCCCTACCTGACACATGACTGGAAGTTGTCTGACCCGAACCCTAACCAG ATGAGATGGCATCCCTTCTCCATCCCACATATCAACAAGGAAAAGGTGGACTGGGTTCAG GGCCTACACACCATCTGCGGAGCGGGGGACCCTTGTGCGAGGCACGGCATCGCCGTCTACGCCTACATGTGCAACACGTCCATGGTGGACACCTGCATGTACACGTCCGACGGAGACTTCCTCATCG TGCCAGAGAAGGGAACTCTACACATCACTACGGAGTTTGGAAAGATGGACGTTGTCAACAACGAGATCTGTGTCATTCAG CAAGGCATGCGGTTCTCTGTGGAAGTAGATGGTGAAAGTCGGGGGTACGTGATGGAAGTCTTTGACGCACACTTCGAACTTCCTTGCCTTGGTCCAATAG GAGCTAACGGTCTGGCTAACCCTCGCGACTTCCTGACCCCCGTGGCGTGGTACGAAGACAGGAAGGTCCCCCACGGGGGGTACACCGTCATCAACAAGTATCAGGGCAAGCTGTTCCAGGCACACCAG GACCAGTCGCCCTTTAACGTGGTGGCGTGGCACGGGAACTACGTGCCGTACAAGTACAACCTGGAGAACTTCTGCGTCGTCAACTCCGTGTCGTTCGATCACATG GATCCGTCCATCTTTACAGTGCTTACCTGCCAGTCTGTCAAACCCGGCGTGGCCATCGCCGACTTTGTCATCTTCCCCCCACGCTGGTCCGTGCAGACCAACACCTTCCGACCGCCTTACTACCACA GAAACTGTATGAGTGAGTTCATGGGGCTAATCAAGGGGTCATACGAGGCCAAAGAGGAGGGTTTCCGCCCGGGCGGGGCGACCCTACACAGCATGATGACCCCTCACGGACCGGACGCCGCGTGTTTCGAGGGGGCCTCCAACGCTGAACTCAAACCACAGAGGATCGCGGAGGGCACCATG GCGTTCATGTTTGAGTCTTCCCTGAGCATGGCCCTTACAGAGTGGGGCCAGAAGACCTGTGAGTGTGTGGACGCCGAGTACTACAAGTGCTGGCTGTCTCTCAAGTCTCACTTCAACCCAGACTGGAAGCCAGA CACCGTGGAGGAAGAGGAAGTCCCACATTGA